A genome region from Cydia pomonella isolate Wapato2018A chromosome 21, ilCydPomo1, whole genome shotgun sequence includes the following:
- the LOC133529616 gene encoding uncharacterized protein LOC133529616 — protein MSAERVVVRRARPSDAAARAQLLRDAYAALNNDAFMYFFFHEATLQAVVLVGAGLFIFFGCGLGTLAALPALAAVAVFLAVRLAHDHTASVQMAMHGGIRAAAAGRGAVVAAGATRERPRGACVTRRTAGDAATTSDRLKLKLDVGVVQRLITSYNLSLNAQ, from the exons ATGAGTGCAGAGCGTGTAGTGGTGCGCCGCGCACGCCCTAGCgacgcggcggcgcgggcgcagctGCTGCGCGACGCGTACGCCGCGCTCAACAACGATGCCTTCATGTATTTCTTCTTTCACGAG GCCACATTGCAAGCAGTAGTGCTGGTGGGTGCCGGGTTGTTCATTTTCTTTGGCTGTGGACTGGGCACGCTGGCGGCACTACCAGCACTGGCAGCTGTCGCCGTGTTCCTAGCTGTGCGGCTGGCACATGATCATACGGCATCTGTACAG atGGCAATGCACGGCGGCATACGCGCGGCCGCTGCTGGGCGCGGCGCTGTCGTTGCCGCTGGCGCGACTCGAGAGAGACCTCGTGGAGCCTGCGTGACGCGACGCACCGCCGGTGACGCAGCGACGACATCTGACAGGCTGAAGCTGAAACTTGACGTCGGCGTTGTTCAACGACTGATTACTTCTTacaatttgtcacttaacgcCCAGTGA